A genome region from Arachis duranensis cultivar V14167 chromosome 8, aradu.V14167.gnm2.J7QH, whole genome shotgun sequence includes the following:
- the LOC107463019 gene encoding probable RNA-dependent RNA polymerase 1 isoform X1: MGKTIELSGFPFYVTVDHVKTYVEHITGEGTVFAFKIRQSQGKDQRKYAIIQFISARNASLMMSKATKKLLFGNSRLKAREMMKDIVPNPRSSQHCLNNVKLHFGCQLSEERISVLWRNMDVRLCFGSGMRKFHFFLSHNNSEYKLELYYDNIWKIELHRPRDETANYLLIQLLGAPRIFEKEEYTLGDIYDDPLFNYYKDDSNDQWIRAIDFTPCNCIGQSTAIVIELPDGQHFPDFRENFGYYEESERPFTLETGAPFSSNLGLVPIVTPPQGTQIPYDILFKVNSLVQHGCLAGPSLDDGFYRLVDPCRVKLEYIEHALEKISYSKESCYDPIKWLSDQYRRYIASNASGKPLRSPAISLDTGLVYVKRVQITPCKVYFYGPEVNVSNRVLRHFQQDIDNFLRVSFVDEELEKLYSTDLSQRASVNIKTEIYIRILSILRDGITIGDKKFEFLAFSSSQLRENSLWMFAPTATGRTAAYIRKWMGDFHRIRNVAKYAARLGQSFGSSTETLSVEKDEIEVIPDVEFNGYVFSDGIGKISREFAKKVAKKCGYSSTPSAFQIRYGGYKGVVAVDPTLTAKLSLRKSMLKYDSDNTKLDVLGCSKFQPCYLNRQLISLLSTLGINDEVFEKKQKEAVDQLNTILTDSSKAHEALDMMYTGEISNVLKEMLICGYKPNEEPFLSMMLQTFRASKLLELRIKTRILIPNGRVMMGCLDETGSLEYGQVFLQFSNHSSSSYGRERSYIVNGKVVVAKNPCLHPGDVRVLKAVNVPALHHMLDCVVFPQKGHRPHPNECSGSDLDGDIYFVSWDPELIPSSEIEPMDYTAAPSKELDHDVMIEDIEEYFVNYIVNDSLGIIGNAHTVFADREPLKAMSEPCLKLAKLYSIAVDFPKTGVPAVIPHELYVKEYPDFMEKLNKPSYDSQNVIGKLFREVRGIAMNASSIITSFTREVAIQSYDPDMEVDGFMDYVDDAFFHKTNYDYMLGNLMDYYGVKTEAEIFGGNIMKMSKSLGKQRDSDAINAAVRSLRKEARTWFNDGDGDDAYAKASAWYYVTYHPDYYGLYNEGMNRGHFLSFPWCVYPQLVQIKKEKACIRRSDSLSMEDRFLG, encoded by the exons ATGGGTAAAACAATTGAGTTGTCTGGATTTCCATTTTATGTTACCGTGGACCATGTAAAGACATATGTGGAACATATTACTGGTGAAGGAACTGTATTTGCTTTTAAGATAAGACAAAGCCAAGGTAAGGATCAAAGGAAATACGCAATTATTCAATTTATCTCTGCAAGAAATGCTTCACTCATGATGTCCAAAGCTACCAAAAAGTTGTTGTTTGGAAATTCTCGTCTGAAGGCTAGGGAAATGATGAAAGATATTGTGCCAAACCCAAGATCCTCTCAGCATTGTTTGAACAATGTGAAACTGCATTTCGGCTGTCAGCTCTCAGAGGAAAGGATCTCTGTTTTATGGAGAAATATGGATGTCCGTTTATGTTTCGGGTCTGGAATGAGAAAGTTTCATTTCTTTCTGTCCCATAACAATTCAGAATATAAACTTGAGCTTTATTATGACAATATTTGGAAGATTGAGCTGCATCGACCCCGAGATGAAACTGCTAATTATCTCCTGATTCAG TTACTTGGTGCTCCCCGTATTTTTGAGAAAGAAGAATATACTTTGGGAGATATATATGATGATCCGTTATTCAACTACTATAAAGATGACTCCAATGACCAATGGATTCGAGCAATAGATTTCACACCTTGCAACTGTATTGGCCAGTCTACTGCTATAGTTATAGAGCTTCCAGATGGCCAACATTTTCCAGATTTCAGGGAAAACTTTGGTTATTATGAGGAAAGTGAGAGGCCATTCACTTTAGAGACAGGAGCTCCTTTTTCGAGCAATCTCGGCCTTGTTCCAATTGTTACTCCTCCACAAGGCACTCAAATACCATATGATATCTTGTTCAAAGTTAATTCACTGGTTCAACATGGGTGTCTTGCTGGTCCATCACTTGATGATGGCTTTTATCGTTTGGTTGATCCATGCAGAGTGAAGCTTGAATATATAGAACATGCTTtagaaaaaatatcttattcAAAGGAGTCCTGTTATGATCCCATAAAGTGGCTGAGTGATCAGTACAGAAGGTACATTGCCAGCAATGCATCGGGGAAGCCTCTTCGATCACCTGCGATATCCTTGGATACTGGTTTGGTCTATGTAAAGAGGGTTCAGATTACACCCTGCAAAGTGTATTTTTATGGTCCAGAGGTTAATGTCTCAAATCGTGTTCTTCGCCATTTCCAGCAGGATATTGACAACTTCCTGCGCGTTTCATTTGTTGATGAAGAGTTAGAAAAACTGTATTCTACTGATTTGTCGCAACGTGCTTCTGTGAATATTAAGACTGAAATATACATAAGAATTCTTTCTATCCTTAGAGATGGCATTACTATTGGTGACAAGAAGTTTGAATTTCTAGCTTTCTCGTCAAGTCAGTTGCGGGAAAATTCTCTTTGGATGTTTGCTCCTACAGCAACTGGACGTACTGCTGCATATATCAGGAAATGGATGGGAGATTTTCATCGTATTAGAAATGTGGCCAAATATGCTGCTAGGCTGGGGCAATCTTTTGGTTCATCTACTGAAACACTAAGTGTTGAGAAGGATGAAATTGAAGTTATTCCTGATGTAGAGTTTAATGGCTATGTCTTCTCTGATGGAATTGGAAAGATATCTCGTGAATTTGCCAAGAAGGTTGCTAAAAAATGTGGTTACAGTTCTACTCCGTCCGCCTTTCAGATCCGATATGGCGGATACAAAGGAGTTGTGGCTGTCGACCCAACATTGACAGCAAAGCTATCACTGAGGAAGAGTATGCTGAAGTATGATTCAGATAACACAAAGTTGGATGTTTTGGGATGTAGTAAATTTCAGCCTTGTTATCTAAATCGTCAATTGATTTCTCTGTTATCTACTCTTGGCATCAATGATGAAGTTTTTGAGAAAAAACAGAAAGAGGCTGTCGATCAACTGAATACTATATTAACAGATTCATCAAAGGCGCACGAGGCTCTGGACATGATGTACACTGGGGAAATCAGTAATGTTCTAAAGGAGATGCTCATCTGTGGCTACAAGCCGAATGAAGAACCGTTTCTATCAATGATGCTGCAAACATTCAGGGCATCAAAACTTTTGGAATTGCGAATCAAGACTAGGATCCTTATTCCAAACGGACGAGTAATGATGGGTTGTCTCGATGAAACTGGAAGCCTAGAATATGGTCAGGTGTTCCTTCAATTCTCTAACCATAGTTCTTCTTCGTATGGTCGTGAAAGATCTTACATAGTCAATGGTAAGGTAGTAGTGGCGAAAAACCCCTGCTTGCACCCAGGAGATGTGCGCGTTCTAAAGGCTGTGAATGTGCCAGCCTTGCATCACATGTTAGATTGTGTTGTTTTCCCTCAGAAAGGACACAG GCCTCATCCAAATGAGTGTTCGGGAAGTGATTTGGATGGCGATATTTACTTTGTTTCTTGGGACCCTGAATTGATTCCTTCAAGTGAAATCGAACCAATGGACTATACTGCAGCTCCAAGTAAGGAACTGGATCATGATGTCATGATCGAG GATATTGAGGAGTATTTTGTAAACTACATAGTTAATGACAGTCTAGGAATAATTGGCAATGCACACACTGTCTTTGCGGATCGAGAGCCGTTAAAAGCAATGTCGGAACCATGTCTCAAGCTAGCAAAGCTATATTCAATAGCAGTTGACTTTCCAAAAACTGGTGTTCCAGCCGTTATTCCTCACGAACTTTATGTAAAAGAATATCCAGACTTTATGGAGAAGCTTAATAAACCGTCCTACGACTCGCAGAATGTTATAGGAAAGCTTTTCAGGGAAGTGAGAGGAATCGCAATGAATGCCAGCTCGATCATCACATCCTTTACCAGGGAAGTGGCTATACAGTCATATGACCCTGATATGGAAGTTGATGGTTTTATGGATTATGTTGATGATGCTTTCTTTCACAAAACCAACTATGACTACATGCTGGGAAATTTGATGGACTACTATGGGGTCAAGACAGAAGCCGAAATCTTTGGCGGGAATATCATGAAAATGTCAAAATCTCTCGGCAAACAGAGGGATTCAGATGCAATTAATGCAGCTGTGAGGTCTCTAAGGAAAGAGGCTCGAACATGGTTCAACGATGGCGATGGCGATGATGCCTATGCAAAGGCTTCTGCATGGTATTATGTTACTTATCATCCTGATTACTATGGTCTCTATAATGAAGGCATGAATAGGGGCCATTTTTTAAGTTTCCCATGGTGTGTTTACCCTCAACTTGTTCAAATCAAGAAGGAGAAAGCCTGCATTAGAAGGTCTGATAGTCTTTCAATGGAGGATAGGTTTCTCGGTTGA
- the LOC107463019 gene encoding probable RNA-dependent RNA polymerase 1 isoform X2, whose translation MMKDIVPNPRSSQHCLNNVKLHFGCQLSEERISVLWRNMDVRLCFGSGMRKFHFFLSHNNSEYKLELYYDNIWKIELHRPRDETANYLLIQLLGAPRIFEKEEYTLGDIYDDPLFNYYKDDSNDQWIRAIDFTPCNCIGQSTAIVIELPDGQHFPDFRENFGYYEESERPFTLETGAPFSSNLGLVPIVTPPQGTQIPYDILFKVNSLVQHGCLAGPSLDDGFYRLVDPCRVKLEYIEHALEKISYSKESCYDPIKWLSDQYRRYIASNASGKPLRSPAISLDTGLVYVKRVQITPCKVYFYGPEVNVSNRVLRHFQQDIDNFLRVSFVDEELEKLYSTDLSQRASVNIKTEIYIRILSILRDGITIGDKKFEFLAFSSSQLRENSLWMFAPTATGRTAAYIRKWMGDFHRIRNVAKYAARLGQSFGSSTETLSVEKDEIEVIPDVEFNGYVFSDGIGKISREFAKKVAKKCGYSSTPSAFQIRYGGYKGVVAVDPTLTAKLSLRKSMLKYDSDNTKLDVLGCSKFQPCYLNRQLISLLSTLGINDEVFEKKQKEAVDQLNTILTDSSKAHEALDMMYTGEISNVLKEMLICGYKPNEEPFLSMMLQTFRASKLLELRIKTRILIPNGRVMMGCLDETGSLEYGQVFLQFSNHSSSSYGRERSYIVNGKVVVAKNPCLHPGDVRVLKAVNVPALHHMLDCVVFPQKGHRPHPNECSGSDLDGDIYFVSWDPELIPSSEIEPMDYTAAPSKELDHDVMIEDIEEYFVNYIVNDSLGIIGNAHTVFADREPLKAMSEPCLKLAKLYSIAVDFPKTGVPAVIPHELYVKEYPDFMEKLNKPSYDSQNVIGKLFREVRGIAMNASSIITSFTREVAIQSYDPDMEVDGFMDYVDDAFFHKTNYDYMLGNLMDYYGVKTEAEIFGGNIMKMSKSLGKQRDSDAINAAVRSLRKEARTWFNDGDGDDAYAKASAWYYVTYHPDYYGLYNEGMNRGHFLSFPWCVYPQLVQIKKEKACIRRSDSLSMEDRFLG comes from the exons ATGATGAAAGATATTGTGCCAAACCCAAGATCCTCTCAGCATTGTTTGAACAATGTGAAACTGCATTTCGGCTGTCAGCTCTCAGAGGAAAGGATCTCTGTTTTATGGAGAAATATGGATGTCCGTTTATGTTTCGGGTCTGGAATGAGAAAGTTTCATTTCTTTCTGTCCCATAACAATTCAGAATATAAACTTGAGCTTTATTATGACAATATTTGGAAGATTGAGCTGCATCGACCCCGAGATGAAACTGCTAATTATCTCCTGATTCAG TTACTTGGTGCTCCCCGTATTTTTGAGAAAGAAGAATATACTTTGGGAGATATATATGATGATCCGTTATTCAACTACTATAAAGATGACTCCAATGACCAATGGATTCGAGCAATAGATTTCACACCTTGCAACTGTATTGGCCAGTCTACTGCTATAGTTATAGAGCTTCCAGATGGCCAACATTTTCCAGATTTCAGGGAAAACTTTGGTTATTATGAGGAAAGTGAGAGGCCATTCACTTTAGAGACAGGAGCTCCTTTTTCGAGCAATCTCGGCCTTGTTCCAATTGTTACTCCTCCACAAGGCACTCAAATACCATATGATATCTTGTTCAAAGTTAATTCACTGGTTCAACATGGGTGTCTTGCTGGTCCATCACTTGATGATGGCTTTTATCGTTTGGTTGATCCATGCAGAGTGAAGCTTGAATATATAGAACATGCTTtagaaaaaatatcttattcAAAGGAGTCCTGTTATGATCCCATAAAGTGGCTGAGTGATCAGTACAGAAGGTACATTGCCAGCAATGCATCGGGGAAGCCTCTTCGATCACCTGCGATATCCTTGGATACTGGTTTGGTCTATGTAAAGAGGGTTCAGATTACACCCTGCAAAGTGTATTTTTATGGTCCAGAGGTTAATGTCTCAAATCGTGTTCTTCGCCATTTCCAGCAGGATATTGACAACTTCCTGCGCGTTTCATTTGTTGATGAAGAGTTAGAAAAACTGTATTCTACTGATTTGTCGCAACGTGCTTCTGTGAATATTAAGACTGAAATATACATAAGAATTCTTTCTATCCTTAGAGATGGCATTACTATTGGTGACAAGAAGTTTGAATTTCTAGCTTTCTCGTCAAGTCAGTTGCGGGAAAATTCTCTTTGGATGTTTGCTCCTACAGCAACTGGACGTACTGCTGCATATATCAGGAAATGGATGGGAGATTTTCATCGTATTAGAAATGTGGCCAAATATGCTGCTAGGCTGGGGCAATCTTTTGGTTCATCTACTGAAACACTAAGTGTTGAGAAGGATGAAATTGAAGTTATTCCTGATGTAGAGTTTAATGGCTATGTCTTCTCTGATGGAATTGGAAAGATATCTCGTGAATTTGCCAAGAAGGTTGCTAAAAAATGTGGTTACAGTTCTACTCCGTCCGCCTTTCAGATCCGATATGGCGGATACAAAGGAGTTGTGGCTGTCGACCCAACATTGACAGCAAAGCTATCACTGAGGAAGAGTATGCTGAAGTATGATTCAGATAACACAAAGTTGGATGTTTTGGGATGTAGTAAATTTCAGCCTTGTTATCTAAATCGTCAATTGATTTCTCTGTTATCTACTCTTGGCATCAATGATGAAGTTTTTGAGAAAAAACAGAAAGAGGCTGTCGATCAACTGAATACTATATTAACAGATTCATCAAAGGCGCACGAGGCTCTGGACATGATGTACACTGGGGAAATCAGTAATGTTCTAAAGGAGATGCTCATCTGTGGCTACAAGCCGAATGAAGAACCGTTTCTATCAATGATGCTGCAAACATTCAGGGCATCAAAACTTTTGGAATTGCGAATCAAGACTAGGATCCTTATTCCAAACGGACGAGTAATGATGGGTTGTCTCGATGAAACTGGAAGCCTAGAATATGGTCAGGTGTTCCTTCAATTCTCTAACCATAGTTCTTCTTCGTATGGTCGTGAAAGATCTTACATAGTCAATGGTAAGGTAGTAGTGGCGAAAAACCCCTGCTTGCACCCAGGAGATGTGCGCGTTCTAAAGGCTGTGAATGTGCCAGCCTTGCATCACATGTTAGATTGTGTTGTTTTCCCTCAGAAAGGACACAG GCCTCATCCAAATGAGTGTTCGGGAAGTGATTTGGATGGCGATATTTACTTTGTTTCTTGGGACCCTGAATTGATTCCTTCAAGTGAAATCGAACCAATGGACTATACTGCAGCTCCAAGTAAGGAACTGGATCATGATGTCATGATCGAG GATATTGAGGAGTATTTTGTAAACTACATAGTTAATGACAGTCTAGGAATAATTGGCAATGCACACACTGTCTTTGCGGATCGAGAGCCGTTAAAAGCAATGTCGGAACCATGTCTCAAGCTAGCAAAGCTATATTCAATAGCAGTTGACTTTCCAAAAACTGGTGTTCCAGCCGTTATTCCTCACGAACTTTATGTAAAAGAATATCCAGACTTTATGGAGAAGCTTAATAAACCGTCCTACGACTCGCAGAATGTTATAGGAAAGCTTTTCAGGGAAGTGAGAGGAATCGCAATGAATGCCAGCTCGATCATCACATCCTTTACCAGGGAAGTGGCTATACAGTCATATGACCCTGATATGGAAGTTGATGGTTTTATGGATTATGTTGATGATGCTTTCTTTCACAAAACCAACTATGACTACATGCTGGGAAATTTGATGGACTACTATGGGGTCAAGACAGAAGCCGAAATCTTTGGCGGGAATATCATGAAAATGTCAAAATCTCTCGGCAAACAGAGGGATTCAGATGCAATTAATGCAGCTGTGAGGTCTCTAAGGAAAGAGGCTCGAACATGGTTCAACGATGGCGATGGCGATGATGCCTATGCAAAGGCTTCTGCATGGTATTATGTTACTTATCATCCTGATTACTATGGTCTCTATAATGAAGGCATGAATAGGGGCCATTTTTTAAGTTTCCCATGGTGTGTTTACCCTCAACTTGTTCAAATCAAGAAGGAGAAAGCCTGCATTAGAAGGTCTGATAGTCTTTCAATGGAGGATAGGTTTCTCGGTTGA
- the LOC110272343 gene encoding serine/threonine protein phosphatase 2A 57 kDa regulatory subunit B' kappa isoform-like isoform X2, which translates to MFKQFLSKLPRNKKVDADESSQVDSSSEPSSSMDIPESPRAAGKNHHTDRGSSSNAKWASSIFPESTIAGIEALIPFKDVPPLEKMNLFVSKLNLCCVTFDFTDPSKNTVEKDIKRRTLIELVDFVASGSIKFTEPAILAMCRMCAINLFRVFPPNYRSRRLSGGSGGRDGENDDDEPSFDPSWPHLQIVYDLLLKFVSSPCLDAKVAKKYIDCSFISRLLELFDSEDPRERDCLKTIMHRVYGKFMVHRPYIRKSINNVFFRFVFETERHNGIAELLEIFGSIISGFALPLKEEHKIFLWRVLIPLHKPKSLGVYYQQLSYCITQFIEKEPKLASTVIRGLLKYWPITNSQKEVMFLGELEEILEVINMVEFQKVMLPLFWRIGCCINSSHFQVAERALFLWNNDHIVNLIAHNRQEDICRDG; encoded by the exons ATGTTCAAGCAATTCCTCAGCAAGCTCCCTCGCAACAAGAAGGTTGATGCTGATGAGTCAAGCCAAGTTGATTCATCCTCTGAGCCAAGCTCCTCCATGGACATCCCTGAATCCCCACGTGCCGCTGGTAAAAACCACCATACAGACCGTGGCAGCTCTTCCAACGCAAAGTGGGCGTCTTCTATTTTTCCAGAAAGCACCATTGCAGGGATTGAAGCCTTGATCCCTTTCAAGGATGTTCCACCCTTGGAGAAGATGAACCTCTTTGTTAGCAAGCTCAACCTTTGTTGTGTCACCTTCGATTTCACCGACCCAAGTAAAAACACTGTCGAAAAGGACATAAAAAGAAGAACTTTGATTGAACTCGTTGATTTTGTAGCTTCTGGCTCTATTAAATTCACTGAGCCGGCTATTCTAGCAATGTGTAGAATGTGTGCCATCAACTTATTCCGTGTTTTCCCACCAAATTACCGGTCTCGGCGGTTGTCCGGTGGATCCGGTGGCAGAGATggcgagaatgatgatgatgagccATCTTTTGATCCTTCTTGGCCACACTTGCAAATTGTGTATGACTTGTTGCTTAAGTTTGTTAGTTCCCCTTGTCTTGATGCAAAGGTGGCAAAGAAATACATTGATTGTTCATTTATTTCGAGATTGCTAGAGTTGTTTGATTCAGAGGATCCTAGAGAGAGGGATTGCTTAAAAACCATAATGCATAGGGTTTATGGTAAATTCATGGTGCACAGGCCTTACATAAGAAAGTCCATTAACAATGTGTTCTTTAGGTTTGTGTTTGAAACTGAGAGGCACAATGGGATTGCTGAGTTGTTAGAGATCTTTGGAAGCATAATTAGTGGTTTTGCTCTGCCTTTGAAGGAGGAGCACAAGATCTTCTTATGGAGGGTGTTGATCCCCTTGCACAAGCCCAAATCCCTGGGGGTATACTACCAGCAATTGTCCTATTGCATCACTCAATTTATAGAGAAAGAGCCAAAGTTGGCGAGTACCGTCATTAGAGGATTGTTGAAATATTGGCCTATAACCAATAGTCAGAAGGAGGTGATGTTCCTTGGTGAATTGGAAGAAATTCTGGAAGTGATTAACATGGTAGAGTTCCAGAAGGTCATGCTGCCGTTGTTTTGGCGAATTGGATGCTGCATTAACAGTTCTCATTTTCAG GTAGCTGAAAGAGCTCTTTTCTTGTGGAACAACGACCACATCGTCAACCTGATTGCTCACAACCGTCAG GAAGATATTTGTAGAGATGGATGA
- the LOC110272343 gene encoding serine/threonine protein phosphatase 2A 57 kDa regulatory subunit B' kappa isoform-like isoform X1 has translation MFKQFLSKLPRNKKVDADESSQVDSSSEPSSSMDIPESPRAAGKNHHTDRGSSSNAKWASSIFPESTIAGIEALIPFKDVPPLEKMNLFVSKLNLCCVTFDFTDPSKNTVEKDIKRRTLIELVDFVASGSIKFTEPAILAMCRMCAINLFRVFPPNYRSRRLSGGSGGRDGENDDDEPSFDPSWPHLQIVYDLLLKFVSSPCLDAKVAKKYIDCSFISRLLELFDSEDPRERDCLKTIMHRVYGKFMVHRPYIRKSINNVFFRFVFETERHNGIAELLEIFGSIISGFALPLKEEHKIFLWRVLIPLHKPKSLGVYYQQLSYCITQFIEKEPKLASTVIRGLLKYWPITNSQKEVMFLGELEEILEVINMVEFQKVMLPLFWRIGCCINSSHFQVAERALFLWNNDHIVNLIAHNRQVILPIILPALDRNCQAHWNQAVLNLTLNVRKIFVEMDEKLYVSCLARFKEEEARQSSEAEKRKEAWKQLEKAAGVRPEIGNTTVLV, from the exons ATGTTCAAGCAATTCCTCAGCAAGCTCCCTCGCAACAAGAAGGTTGATGCTGATGAGTCAAGCCAAGTTGATTCATCCTCTGAGCCAAGCTCCTCCATGGACATCCCTGAATCCCCACGTGCCGCTGGTAAAAACCACCATACAGACCGTGGCAGCTCTTCCAACGCAAAGTGGGCGTCTTCTATTTTTCCAGAAAGCACCATTGCAGGGATTGAAGCCTTGATCCCTTTCAAGGATGTTCCACCCTTGGAGAAGATGAACCTCTTTGTTAGCAAGCTCAACCTTTGTTGTGTCACCTTCGATTTCACCGACCCAAGTAAAAACACTGTCGAAAAGGACATAAAAAGAAGAACTTTGATTGAACTCGTTGATTTTGTAGCTTCTGGCTCTATTAAATTCACTGAGCCGGCTATTCTAGCAATGTGTAGAATGTGTGCCATCAACTTATTCCGTGTTTTCCCACCAAATTACCGGTCTCGGCGGTTGTCCGGTGGATCCGGTGGCAGAGATggcgagaatgatgatgatgagccATCTTTTGATCCTTCTTGGCCACACTTGCAAATTGTGTATGACTTGTTGCTTAAGTTTGTTAGTTCCCCTTGTCTTGATGCAAAGGTGGCAAAGAAATACATTGATTGTTCATTTATTTCGAGATTGCTAGAGTTGTTTGATTCAGAGGATCCTAGAGAGAGGGATTGCTTAAAAACCATAATGCATAGGGTTTATGGTAAATTCATGGTGCACAGGCCTTACATAAGAAAGTCCATTAACAATGTGTTCTTTAGGTTTGTGTTTGAAACTGAGAGGCACAATGGGATTGCTGAGTTGTTAGAGATCTTTGGAAGCATAATTAGTGGTTTTGCTCTGCCTTTGAAGGAGGAGCACAAGATCTTCTTATGGAGGGTGTTGATCCCCTTGCACAAGCCCAAATCCCTGGGGGTATACTACCAGCAATTGTCCTATTGCATCACTCAATTTATAGAGAAAGAGCCAAAGTTGGCGAGTACCGTCATTAGAGGATTGTTGAAATATTGGCCTATAACCAATAGTCAGAAGGAGGTGATGTTCCTTGGTGAATTGGAAGAAATTCTGGAAGTGATTAACATGGTAGAGTTCCAGAAGGTCATGCTGCCGTTGTTTTGGCGAATTGGATGCTGCATTAACAGTTCTCATTTTCAG GTAGCTGAAAGAGCTCTTTTCTTGTGGAACAACGACCACATCGTCAACCTGATTGCTCACAACCGTCAGGTAATCTTGCCGATCATATTACCGGCGTTAGATAGGAATTGTCAAGCCCATTGGAACCAGGCAGTTCTCAACTTAACTCTCAATGTTAGGAAGATATTTGTAGAGATGGATGAGAAGCTGTACGTTTCGTGCCTTGCTCGGTTCAAAGAGGAAGAAGCAAGGCAAAGCTCGGAAGCCGAGAAGCGGAAGGAAGCATGGAAACAACTCGAGAAAGCGGCCGGTGTCCGACCAGAGATTGGAAACACAACTGTTTTAGTTTAG